In a single window of the Streptomyces sp. HUAS ZL42 genome:
- a CDS encoding response regulator, whose product MRTSRITDGSVTALLVVDDVRVREAMRDLLSAAAGFRLVAAVADPAEAVEQATLHAPDIGIVDLWSTADQVSRGLNVVTALCQCEVAVLALTPRERVGALALEAGAAAFVDKGCGADQVLEAARSVAGIRGMPTASRGEIQADPA is encoded by the coding sequence GTGAGGACCAGCCGGATCACCGACGGCAGTGTGACCGCGCTGCTGGTCGTCGACGACGTCCGTGTCCGGGAGGCGATGAGGGACCTGTTGTCCGCGGCAGCCGGTTTCCGGCTGGTCGCGGCGGTCGCCGATCCCGCCGAGGCCGTGGAGCAGGCCACGCTTCACGCCCCGGACATCGGCATTGTCGATCTGTGGTCCACCGCCGATCAGGTATCGAGAGGATTGAATGTGGTCACGGCTCTGTGCCAGTGCGAGGTGGCGGTGCTGGCGCTGACTCCGAGGGAGCGGGTCGGCGCACTGGCCCTGGAGGCGGGAGCCGCCGCCTTCGTCGACAAAGGATGTGGAGCCGACCAGGTCCTGGAGGCGGCCCGCAGCGTTGCCGGGATCCGCGGCATGCCGACCGCCTCGCGCGGCGAGATCCAGGCGGACCCGGCGTGA
- a CDS encoding SpoIIE family protein phosphatase — MTSGTRPSTVNGPVRRRVRKVPQRAPHGERLVGSTCLCAVYDPVSRQCTFSSAGHTPPIALRPSGTAEFVDLPVGPPLGLGGLPFESTETTLPEGTLLALYTNGIVQQGPSRELSSRLRQLRHHLTRPQQGRALGQMCQETVDALVHRCPVDDAVLLLARTRAMSPDAYATWHMAHGTWHISNDRQQVARMRAVVAEQLERWDLNALQCSTELVVSELVTNVLRYGARPAQLRLIKDRTPICEVSDGSSTSPHSRRARTTDEGGRGLFLVAQLTQAWGTRYSDGGKTIWAEQSLIPKKEDKLALL, encoded by the coding sequence ATGACGAGCGGAACACGTCCCTCGACGGTGAACGGGCCTGTTCGCAGGCGTGTCAGGAAGGTGCCTCAGCGGGCGCCGCATGGGGAGCGCCTGGTGGGATCCACGTGCCTGTGCGCGGTCTACGATCCCGTTTCCCGGCAGTGCACCTTCTCCAGCGCCGGGCACACGCCGCCCATCGCCCTTCGGCCGTCCGGTACGGCGGAGTTCGTAGATCTGCCGGTCGGTCCGCCGCTCGGGCTGGGAGGCCTGCCCTTCGAGTCCACCGAGACGACGCTCCCAGAAGGGACCCTCCTGGCCTTGTACACCAACGGCATTGTCCAGCAGGGCCCCAGCCGGGAGCTGTCATCCCGGCTCCGGCAACTGCGTCACCACCTCACCCGTCCCCAACAGGGGCGGGCACTCGGGCAGATGTGCCAGGAGACGGTGGATGCACTGGTCCACCGCTGCCCCGTGGACGACGCCGTGCTGCTGCTCGCCCGCACCCGCGCGATGAGTCCCGACGCCTACGCCACATGGCACATGGCACATGGCACATGGCACATCAGCAATGATCGCCAACAGGTCGCGCGCATGCGTGCCGTGGTCGCCGAACAGCTGGAGCGGTGGGATTTGAACGCTTTGCAGTGCTCAACGGAACTGGTGGTCAGCGAACTGGTCACCAACGTTCTGCGGTACGGGGCACGACCGGCCCAGCTGCGCCTCATCAAAGACCGAACCCCGATCTGCGAAGTGTCCGACGGCAGCAGTACCTCTCCGCACTCGCGTCGTGCCCGGACGACCGACGAGGGCGGCCGTGGGCTGTTCCTCGTCGCCCAGCTGACGCAGGCATGGGGGACGCGGTACTCGGACGGCGGCAAGACCATCTGGGCCGAACAGTCCCTGATCCCGAAGAAGGAAGACAAACTCGCGCTGCTGTGA